gagaCCTTGATGAACACATTTACATGGTTTAGCCCAATGGTTATGTTGTGTCTGAAAAATCTGATCATGTCTAtttgttgaaaaaatctttgtatggcttaaaacaggccccaagacaatggtacaaaaaatttgataattttattctaGGGGCTGGTTTTGTTAAAAGTTAATATGACAATTGCTTCTATTTTATACTCACTGATATTCCTATTTATCTACtgctatatgtagatgatatgctacttattagcaagtctaagtcaaagattaaggagttaaaatctatgttaaatacagcttttgatatgaaagacttaggccatactaagaaaatattaggaatgaaaattgagagaaatagaagcaacaatagccttaagatacatcagcatgattatttggtaaaatctgttcataaatttggaatgaaaaaCTGTAAATCTATTATGGTCCCATTGGCTGGACACTTTATTCTATCTAAATTACAGTGTTCCACATCCAATTCTGAAttaatagaaatggaaaatgtcccttatacaaatgtaattgaaacaatTATGTATTGAATGATAAGTACTAGGCCAAaccttgcatattcaatttcattacttAGTCGATATATGTCTAACCCTGGGAAAATTTGTTGGGATGCCTTAAAACATTTGCTTAGGTACATAAATGGTACTGTAtgcattggtttaaattttaagaaaagattcgatacacttgatcttgttgggtatgttgactctgattttgcaggGGATAGAGACTCCAGAAAATCCACCACTGCCTACTATTTTACCTTGGGTGGAAACTGCATCAGCTGGAAGTCTCAGTTACAGCCACTTGTAGCTTTGTTCTCTACTGAGGCAGAGTATGTGGCTGTAACAGATGCCTTTAAGGAAGCCATATGGCTCCAAGGTATTCTCAAGAAAATCcacttgcttcaaagcaaagtgaTGGTTTTCTCGGATAGCCAAAGTGCCATCCACCTGTCCAAAAATCCAGTGTATCATGATAGGACCAACATGTGGATGTGAAGTATcattatgtaagggaaatgataGCCAACGGAACTGTGGACATCTAGAAAGTTTCTTCAGCCAACAATCCCGCTGATATGGGCACCAAGGTATTAACTGCAACTAAATTCAAGCATTGCTTGAATTTGTTGCATATTGACGATGGCtaaatcattttaatcatttagAGCTGTGAAggtgagaattgtagcatgctgcacttatatttttttgtctgATTACTTAGTCATTTGATGTTTCAAGGTAgagtttgttatattttttttgtgaaacttCAAATGAGGCCCAAAGGCAGGGGGGGCATTTTCAGCAACCGTGGGCTGCTCCTTTTGGGCGCCTACTGGAGGGCAAATCTGCAGCCGCCTTTGGGCCAGCCCAAGCCCTATGGCTTTTGGCTTTTATCACATACCCTGCAACTGTCCCTTTTGCACGATCTCATCCAGGCCGTCTGTGCTGTTTTATTGTGTGCAATCCCAGCCATTCAGTCGCATTATTTATCGCGCCTCGAGATTGATGATTCGGTGGTGAAGACCAAAGAATAGAGGGGTGGCCGAGAGTATTATCATTTTAgggttttctttctctctctctgtaaatctTGTACAGTTCGTCTTCCCCTTTGTGTTCTTTGGTTTTGTTTTCGATCGAAGGTAAGCTCTTAATTTGTCAGTGATTCTGAGCATGTTGTATAGAAAACTAGGGTTATTTTTGGGTTTCGATATCATTGTAATCGGATTGAATATATttagtggagtgagctcttctcactgaagctcaagtggacgtagcccttgtttggggtgaaccactataaattttttGTCTCCTATTTCGTTTGTCTTTAATTTCATTAGTACCAATTTTaactgtgtgtgtgtggagattTGTTATCTCTGTATGTTTGTAACATTGAGCTCTTCATTTGCTCTTTGCTATTGACACACTCATTTGGTGCACAATGATTAGGTAAAGGCATCTAAAACTGCATATCATTGTAAAGAAACGTCTTGATTTGCCATTGGTCCTTCCTAGTCATTTCCTCCAAAAAGTATActcattcttttctcccttGCTCAGTTTACAAGGCTTTTCTCGGAGAATACGAGTCAAAAGTTTAGGGTCATCAGACTTATATTACTTCAAAATTCATTCATGTCATGTTGGAAGCATTGGTTCCAAAATGAAGATCATGGAAGGTAgtaaatatataagttttaacTTCGTCTACAGCTAAGGAGTCATTCCTTCTGGCTTGACGTTCTCTTGCATCTCCACTACTTGCAAGTCTATAACGGTCGTTAAATCCTGAAGCTTGGCTTCTGGCACAGCTTCCTTTTTGCTGCCCTTGTAGATGATGTACAGGACCATTTGTGCTATTCCAAACACAAACCCTAGAATATTTGGTGTCTGCTCACACagaaataacaaagaaaaattcaGTGATATATATCAGTTAGGATATTATATAATGCTTTGCAGACAAACAAGCACAAAATCGAtcccaattaaaaataaaaaactgaagtTCTTATTTAAAATGGAATGGGTTGATCTGCTGAtggaaaacatcatttttaagtaaataattagatatatagaaaagaatatgaaattaaGAATGATGGTCATCTTGAGATGGGTGGTTATTATTTTGAGGGTTTTGGAAACTTACTGCTATGTAGAAGTCCTTCATCAAAAATCCATAGAAGAACCACATGATAGCAGATAGTGTCAGGCAAAATGACAGCGGAAATGGCATGTACTCTACGCTCTTCGTTTTTATCACTCGTCTCTGCACATAAATAAGAgcatttgattataattttttattgattaattaaacaATGCAGTAAACTTTAATTATGTATTTCATCACTTtgcgctaaaaaaaaaaatcatattttcagATATTTACGTAAAAGTTCTGATCAtgaaacaacatatatatgttttctattaATGGATGACAACCAACCATAACAGTATGGATGATGGTCTGTTCTATATAACAAACTTCCAGTTCCTCTAAACATCATAAGATGAAACAATTATCATGTTTCATATATAAATCATAACTAGAATTTTTACgaagaataatttaaaatagttATAAAGCTGTCATTAATTatagtaaacaaaaaaaaaatccataaataTGGTTCTCTCGTTGGTTACCATAATGCTAAGAGGGGCGGCGAAAACACAGACAGAAAACACAGCGCAAATCCACCCCACAATACTAAGTCGCCGATGGCCTTTAAAGAGCAGGGATGTGGAAAGCAACATGATACCAAATGCTCCTACGTTGAACAAGAGAAGCAGCTTCGTTGTgtatatctgaaattaaaagTTACCCACAAAATGAGAagttaattaatgaaaaaaggAATGTACGAAAAGGCCCAGTaattaattcaatatttaaagttttgatagtttttgttttttgggtatatatatatatatataaagagagagagagagaggataggTACGTACCTTGGCCTCCTTTGTAGCGTAGATCATGAAGAGGAAGAGATAAAAGGATTCAATGGCGCAGCCAATGCCGTTGATGGTGATAATCATAAGCCCATTGGTCTTGAGAAA
The Diospyros lotus cultivar Yz01 chromosome 12, ASM1463336v1, whole genome shotgun sequence DNA segment above includes these coding regions:
- the LOC127814161 gene encoding bidirectional sugar transporter SWEET9-like, whose protein sequence is MAILTAAHLASFFGILGNILSFLVFLAPVPTFYKIYKKKSTEGFQSLPYSVALFSALLLLYYGFLKTNGLMIITINGIGCAIESFYLFLFMIYATKEAKIYTTKLLLLFNVGAFGIMLLSTSLLFKGHRRLSIVGWICAVFSVCVFAAPLSIMRRVIKTKSVEYMPFPLSFCLTLSAIMWFFYGFLMKDFYIATPNILGFVFGIAQMVLYIIYKGSKKEAVPEAKLQDLTTVIDLQVVEMQENVKPEGMTP